In the Rhodothermia bacterium genome, ACCCCGATCCGCTATCCTTCGAGTCGCTTAATGCCGCAGATTTTCCGATTTTGATGCGTGCTTTGATGGATCGGGAAGTGTTACATGTAAACCGTAAACAACATTTAACCGCAGATGCCACGCAGTTGCTCAACCGATTGGGTATGTTCGAGGCGATATGGGGTCCTTTTTTTGAGAATGGACGCCCGTTCGGATTTGTTGTTTTCGAGGTCAAAAATCCACCAGAAACATGGTTTTGGGATACGACCGAACGTTCTTTGATCGAAAAATTAACCCATACCTTCGAGGCACTTTGGGGACGCATTACCGCAGAAGTACGTTATAACCAAACGGTTGCGGCCATTGATGAGTGTCTGTTTAACTTCGAGTTCGCACAAGACGAAACACGTTCTTTTACTTTTATTACGCCACAAATCGAGAAACTTTTGGGCTACAAGGCCGAGGTCTTGCTCAATAGGGAAAAGAGCCGTGTTGATTGGCTTCGCCAAATTGTACATCCGGCAGATCATGTGGAGGTACAAGCCCACGACCAACGGCTAAGAAGCGGGCAAGGCAGTGAGACCACCTATCGGGTATTGCATCGCGATGGAACCATCCGGTGGCTACGGGAATCCGCCAGCCCACACCGAGACTCGGCGAGGCGCGTAACGGTGGGTGGGATTTTGATAGATGTGACCGAGCAAAAAACCGCAGAGAGTGATCTTATCAATGCCAAACGAGCCGCAGAAAGTGCTAATGAGCTAAAAACAGCTTTTATGGCCACCATGAGCCATGAAATTCGTACCCCGCTTGGCGCAGTGAACGGGTTTGCGGAACTTCTCGCCAGGGAATTGGCAGAGGTGGAGGATAAAACCAAGCGCCCAATGCCAGCACAGGTCACCGAGTTTGTCACGGCCATTAGAGAAAACTCGCAGCGTCTGCTGACCTTAGTGAATGACTTGTTCGACTTATCGAACCTCGAAATTGGGGTCATGTCTATCCGCCACATCTCTGTACCGCTTCACGAGGTCGTCCTTAAAGCCACCAGCAAAGCAGCCGTCGCACTCTCGCAAAAAGGTGTTGAGCTTAAATTAAATCTAGCCCAACAAGAACCCGTCGTTATCGGAGATCCACAACGAATCCAACAGGTTTTGGAAAATCTATTGGAAAATGCGGCCAAGTTTACCGAACAAGGAGCGGTAACCGTTACTTCAACCAGACATGATACCGAGGTGGCCATCGAAATTTCTGACACAGGCGTGGGCATGAGTGACGAATATGCCGCACATCTCTTTACGCCATTTATGCAAGAAGACCGACGCCTGAACCGTCGCTTTAAAGGAACTGGCCTTGGCTTGGCTTTGGTTAAACGTATCCTAGAATTGATGGACGGACGGGTAGAAGTGGAAAGTGAGAAAGGAAAAGGTTCTACCTTCCGTGTCTGGCTTCCTCTTGCACAGCCAAATGAATAATAGTACTCAACACAAATTGAGCATGTGTTTATGACGTGTCTTTCGGGTTAATTAGGCAATTCGCCCTGACGCTTTGCCACATCGCACGTATCCTTGCCCAGCAAATTCTCCAAATCCTGCCTTACCATTCGAGAACGATGAAGGAATTCTTGGGAAGGTGTAATTGGAAGGTATCAGATCAACACAGAATCTCCAATTCGTTTAATAACAACAATTTAAGACGATGGACTTACCTTATTTTAAGGGGAAATCAAAGTGGTAGCCAGCAATCTTTTCCACGTCAAGGATTGCCCATTTTTTTGGCTCAATCTCATGCAGCATGACATCATAATAGACGATGGTTTGCTCTGAAACCTCCGTCACACGCATAGTCCAAGCGGTTGGGAAAATATCTCGCCTATTTATTCGATGATCGTTGCTATACGGCCCACCTTTTCTGGGGATTCCCAGAATTAGGTAGGCAAATTTTA is a window encoding:
- a CDS encoding PAS domain S-box protein — protein: MTYPVILPDWISPFQDTILTTTEDQRTSDSVVAQLDETGRVLMVNQKGETEWGLGKGMRVPRAFMYTLRTQVPDEQGVYSVETSLGLLHVLHLQQQGGWLLMSRPAQLEDPALSESPSAFKALIEKVAIFILHMQADGTVVDANTESERITGYAAVEVKNRPFLLEILHPEDRWKFTKAMRDVRDAGKITFGARFQRKDENDETRFAEIHLYLAKQDTVGDVEAVIFDVTDQSEVDEDLFLSESLYRVFLEQTPTGVIHLDETGIVTFENHRFRQLVGESPEAAWIGQNIYALKPFGAKLDDAIRQMLRTGTEFGNLEACFQIQDSACAQFLTVHGAPIHHPNGDIVGGVLLVEDITQRKQQEILRERQKNYVQAEATLREALFDHESQTSFLERATEILGQATGADRVAVFLRADQDNYYHANAVWPIENPDPLSFESLNAADFPILMRALMDREVLHVNRKQHLTADATQLLNRLGMFEAIWGPFFENGRPFGFVVFEVKNPPETWFWDTTERSLIEKLTHTFEALWGRITAEVRYNQTVAAIDECLFNFEFAQDETRSFTFITPQIEKLLGYKAEVLLNREKSRVDWLRQIVHPADHVEVQAHDQRLRSGQGSETTYRVLHRDGTIRWLRESASPHRDSARRVTVGGILIDVTEQKTAESDLINAKRAAESANELKTAFMATMSHEIRTPLGAVNGFAELLARELAEVEDKTKRPMPAQVTEFVTAIRENSQRLLTLVNDLFDLSNLEIGVMSIRHISVPLHEVVLKATSKAAVALSQKGVELKLNLAQQEPVVIGDPQRIQQVLENLLENAAKFTEQGAVTVTSTRHDTEVAIEISDTGVGMSDEYAAHLFTPFMQEDRRLNRRFKGTGLGLALVKRILELMDGRVEVESEKGKGSTFRVWLPLAQPNE